One window of the Corvus moneduloides isolate bCorMon1 chromosome 10, bCorMon1.pri, whole genome shotgun sequence genome contains the following:
- the EPHB3 gene encoding ephrin type-B receptor 3 isoform X4 — protein MASASYMGPAAGQESSRIPWTETLMDTKWVTSELAWTTHPETGWEEVSGYDEAMNPIRTYQVCNVREANQNNWLRTKFIQRQDVQRVYVELKFTVRDCNSIPNIPGSCKETFNLFYYESDTDSASANSPFWMENPYIKVDTIAPDESFSKLESGRVNTKVRSFGPLSKNGFYLAFQDLGACMSLISVRAFYKKCSNTIAGFAIFPETLTGAEPTSLVIAPGTCIPNAVEVSVPLKLYCNGDGEWMVPVGACTCAAGYEPTMKDTQCQACGPGTFKSKQGEGPCSPCPPNSRTTSGAAMVCTCRNGFFRADTDPADSACTSVPSAPRNVISNVNETSLVLEWSEPQDTGGRDDLLYNVICKKCSVERRLCTRCDDNVEFVPRQLGLTERRIYISNLMAHTQYTFEIQAVNGISNKSPYPPHFASVNITTNQAAPSAVPTMHLHSSTGNSMTLSWTPPERPNGIILDYEIKYSEKQGQSDGIANTVTSQKNSVRLDGLKANARYMVQVRARTVAGYGRYSLPTEFQTTAEGGSTSKTFQELPLIVGSATAGLVFVIVVVVIAIVCFRKGMVTEHLLSSPLGRKQRNNTDPEYTEKLQQYVTPGMKVYIDPFTYEDPNEAVREFAKEIDISCVKIEEVIGAGEFGEVCRGRLKLPGRREIFVAIKTLKVGYTERQRRDFLSEASIMGQFDHPNIIHLEGVVTKSRPVMIITEFMENCALDSFLRLNDGQFTVIQLVGMMRGIAAGMKYLSEMNYVHRDLAARNILVNSNLVCKVSDFGLSRFLEDDPADPTYTSSLGGKIPIRWTAPEAIAYRKFTSASDVWSYGIVMWEVMSYGERPYWDMSNQDVINAVEQDYRLPPPMDCPTALHQLMLDCWVRDRNLRPKFAQIVNTLDKLIRNAASLKVIASVQSGISQPLLDRTVPDYTTFTTVGDWLDAIKMGRYKENFVNAGFASFDLVAQMTAEDLLRIGVTLAGHQKKILSSIQDMRLQMNQTLPVQV, from the exons ATGGCAAGCGCTTCCTACATGGgacctgctgctgggcaggagagTTCCCGCATACCTTGGACAG aGACCCTGATGGACACGAAGTGGGTGACCTCTGAGTTGGCATGGACAACTCATCCAGAGACAGGG TGGGAAGAAGTCAGTGGTTATGACGAGGCCATGAACCCCATCCGCACGTACCAGGTCTGCAACGTACGGGAGGCCAACCAGAACAACTGGCTTCGTACCAAATTCATCCAGCGCCAGGATGTCCAGCGCGTCTATGTGGAGCTGAAGTTCACTGTGCGGGACTGCAACAGCATCCCCAACATCCCTGGCTCTTGCAAAGAGACCTTCAACCTCTTCTATTATGAGTCAGATACGGATTCTGCCTCCGCAAACAGTCCTTTCTGGATGGAGAACCCCTATATCAAAGTGGATACAATTGCCCCAGACGAGAGCTTCTCCAAGCTTGAGTCTGGCCGCGTGAACACCAAGGTGCGCAGCTTTGGCCCTCTCTCCAAGAATGGTTTCTACCTCGCCTTCCAAGACCTGGGAGCCTGCATGTCCCTCATCTCCGTCCGGGCTTTCTACAAGAAATGTTCCAACACCATTGCTGGCTTTGCTATCTTCCCGGAGACTTTAACGGGGGCCGAGCCCACTTCCCTGGTCATCGCACCAGGCACCTGTATCCCCAATGCAGTGGAGGTGTCTGTGCCCCTAAAGCTGTACTGCAACGGTGACGGCGAGTGGATGGTACCCGTGGGAGCGTGTACGTGTGCTGCTGGATATGAGCCCACCATGAAGGATACCCAGTGCCAAG CGTGCGGCCCGGGAACCTTCAAGTCTAAGCAGGGGGAAggtccctgctccccctgccctcccaaTAGCCGGACTACCTCTGGAGCAGCAATGGTCTGCACTTGTCGAAATGGCTTTTTCCGGGCAGACACGGACCCCGCAGACAGCGCCTGCACCA gtgtcccctcagcccctcGCAATGTTATCTCCAACGTGAACGAGACATCGCTGGTGCTGGAGTGGAGCGAGCCACAGGACACGGGCGGGCGGGATGACCTGCTCTACAACGTCATCTGCAAGAAGTGCAGCGTGGAGCGGCGCCTGTGCACCCGCTGCGACGACAACGTGGAGTTCGTGCCGCGCCAGCTCGGCCTCACCGAGCGACGCATCTACATCAGCAACCTGATGGCCCACACCCAGTACACCTTCGAGATCCAGGCCGTGAATGGCATCTCCAACAAGAGTCCCTACCCTCCCCATTTCGCCTCTGTCAACATCACCACCAACCAGGCAG CCCCATCTGCCGTGCCGACGATgcacctgcacagcagcaccGGGAACAGCATGACGCTGTCATGGACTCCCCCAGAGAGACCCAACGGCATCATTCTGGACTATGAGATCAAGTACTCTGAGAAG CAAGGCCAGAGCGATGGCATTGCCAACACAGTCACCAGCCAGAAGAACTCAGTGCGGCTGGACGGGCTGAAGGCCAATGCTCGGTACATGGTGCAGGTCCGGGCACGCACCGTGGCGGGGTACGGCCGCTACAGCCTCCCCACGGAGTTTCAGACAACTGCGGAGGGCG GTTCCACCAGCAAGACtttccaggagctgcctctgatCGTGGGTTCAgccactgcagggctggtgtTTGTCATCGTGGTGGTGGTGATTGCTATCGTCTGCTTCAG GAAAGGGATGGTTACTGAACACCTCCTCTCGTCTCCTTTGGGCAGGAAGCAACGCAACAACACCGACCCCGAGtacacagagaagctgcagcaatATG TTACCCCTGGGATGAAGGTGTACATTGACCCCTTCACTTACGAGGACCCCAACGAAGCTGTCCGGGAATTCGCCAAGGAGATTGACATCTCGTGTGTGAAAATAGAGGAGGTCATTGGAGCAG GGGAGTTTGGTGAGGTGTGCCGTGGGCGCCTGAAGCTGCCTGGCCGCCGCGAGATCTTCGTGGCCATCAAGACACTGAAGGTGGGCTACACAGAGCGGCAGCGGCGGGACTTCCTGAGCGAAGCCAGCATCATGGGCCAGTTCGACCACCCCAACATCATCCACCTGGAGGGTGTGGTGACCAAGAGCCGCCCAGTCATGATCATCACAGAATTCATGGAGAACTGTGCGCTTGACTCCTTCCTCCGG TTGAATGATGGGCAGTTCACAGTCATCCAGCTGGTGGGAATGATGCGAGGCATTGCCGCTGGCATGAAGTACCTTTCGGAGATGAACTATGTGCATCGGGATCTGGCTGCCCGCAACATCCTGGTCAACAGCAACTTGGTCTGCAAAGTGTCTGACTTTGGGCTCTCTCGCTTTCTGGAGGACGACCCGGCTGACCCCACCTACACCAGCTCCCTG GGGGGCAAGATCCCAATCAGATGGACGGCTCCTGAGGCCATTGCCTACCGCAAATTCACTTCAGCCAGCGACGTGTGGAGCTACGGCATCGTCATGTGGGAAGTGATGTCCTACGGGGAGCGACCTTACTGGGACATGTCCAACCAGGAT GTGATCAATGCTGTGGAGCAGGATTACCGCCTGCCACCCCCCATGGACTGCCCCACTGCACTGCACCAGCTGATGCTGGACTGCTGGGTGCGGGACCGCAACCTAAGGCCCAAATTTGCACAGATCGTCAACACGCTGGACAAGCTCATCCGCAATGCTGCCAGCCTGAAGGTCATCGCTAGCGTCCAGTCTGG catctcccagcctctcctggaCCGCACTGTCCCAGATTACACCACCTTCACCACCGTGGGAGACTGGCTGGATGCCATCAAAATGGGACGGTACAAGGAGAACTTTGTCAATGCTGGGTTTGCCTCCTTTGACCTGGTGGCACAGATGACTGCGGA GGACCTGCTTAGGATAGGGGTGACGCTAGCAGGGCACCAGAAGAAGATCCTGAGCAGCATTCAGGACATGAGGCTGCAGATGAACCAGACGCTCCCAGTGCAGGTTTGA